AAGTTGATAATCTAAAAAAGCATTTTCCAGTAAAAAAAGGGTTTTTTAAAAAGACAACAAAATATGTCAAGGCAGTGGATGGAGTATCATTTCAAATAAATGAAGGAGAAACATTAGGGCTTGTTGGCGAAAGTGGATGTGGGAAATCAACAACAGGAAGAATGTTATTGAAATTAATAGAATCTAGTAATGGAGAAATACTATTTAAAGGAAAAGATATAACAAAAATGACAGAAGATGAAGTTAGACCACTTAGAAAAGATATTCAAATGATATTTCAAGATCCTTATGCATCACTAAATCCTAGAATGACAGTTGGTGAAATAATTGCTGAACCGCTTATAGTACATGGGATGTACAAAGATAAAGAATCTATGAAAAAACGAATACATACACTTCTTAATATGGTAGGTCTTAGCTCGTATCATTCTATAAGATATCCTCATGAATTTAGTGGAGGGCAAAGACAAAGAATTGGTATTGCAAGAGCATTAGCTGTTGAGCCTAAACTTATAATTGCTGATGAACCAGTATCGGCATTAGATGTATCGATTCAATCTCAGGTCTTGAATCTAATGCAAGACTTACAAAATGAACTAGGTCTTACATATTTATTTATAGCTCATGATTTGAGCGTTGTTGAACATATTAGTGATAGGGTTGGAGTTATGTATTTAGGAAGATTAGTTGAAATTGCAGATAAAGATATATTATACGAAAAGCCGCTGCATCCGTATACACAGGCATTGCTATCAGCAGTACCAATCCCAAATCCTAGAATGAAAAAGGAGAGAATAATATTAGAAGGAAGTATACCGAGTCCACTGAATCCTCCTAGTGGATGTACTTTCCACACTCGTTGTAGATATTGTAAGGATATATGTAAACAAATAAGCCCAACATCAAAGGAAGTATCACCTGGTCATAGTGTTGCTTGTCATCTATACTAAAAATAATAAATGAGAGGAAGATGTAATATGAAACCGATTATTGGCATAACAACATTTTGGGAAGAAAAGGCTAAAAAATCATATGACTCAGTTAGTCATAATTATATAAAATCCGTTTATTCAGCTGGAGGGATCCCCGTTTTGATTCCACTAGTTGAAGATGAAAAAGTAGTAAACAACTATTTAAAATCAGTAAATGGAATCATACTTTCAGGGGGAGAAGATGTATCGCCATTAATTTATGGAGAAAATCCTATGGAAAAAGTCCAATTAATATGTGAGCAAAGAGATATATTTGAAAAAGAACTTTTTTTAGAAGCTCTTAGATTGAACATACCAGTATTAGGAATTTGCAGAGGACTACAAGTAATGAATGTTGCATTAGGAGGAACATTATATCAAGATATAAATACACAAATAGAAAATTCTTTAGGGCATTATCAAAAGGATACACCAGTAAATAACCTTTATCATCAAGTGAAAATAGATAACGAAAGTATACTTTTTGATATATTTGATGAAGAAAAGATAAGTGTAAATTCATTTCATCATCAGTCTATTAAAAAGATTGGAAATAATCTCAAGGAAACTGCTTGGTCAGTAGATGGAGTTGTTGAAGGAATAGAGCATATAAGTAAAGATTTTGCAGTAGGTGTTCAATGGCATCCAGAGGATTTGGCAACTAAATATCCAGATTTTTTAAAGTTATTTAAGGCTTTGGTTCAAGCGTGTACACAGTATTAAGCAAATATATATAGGTTATTTATTGACTAAAATAGTAACATACAGAATAAAACAAAAATATACTATACAATATTTAAAAAAATATATTGAAAAAGGGGAATTGAGTTAATGTATATGATGGAAAGAAAGAATCTTGAAAAAGCTATAAAGAATCTAAGTGAAAAAACAATGAAGAATAATTTAAGTAGATTTTTTGTTGAAGATGGTTTACTTTATCATAAAACTCTAGTATGGAAAACAAGAGAAATATGTTCTATAGATGAAATTAAAAGCTTTAAGACAATGGATAATAATATAGTTATTCAAATTTATAATAACAAGAATATTGAACTATCACTTAAAGGTGTCATTCAATAAACTAATAAATAGAAAAGAGACGATTCAATGAAAAATCAAAAAAGAATTAGAGATTATGGAATTACTATAGGAAATATGGATACTGGGGAAAAAAATTCTATTACGGATATTGAAGGTGTAAAAGTAGGACATTTTACAATTAATAAAGATAGTGTTAAAACAGGAATAACAGCAATTTTACCTCATAGCGGAAATTTATTTAAGGAAAAAGTATTTGCATCTTCACATGTTATCAATGGCTTTGGAAAAACAATGGGTACTATTCAGATAGAAGAATTAGGAACGATTGAGACTCCAATTATATTAACAAATACTCTAAGTATAGGTGCAGCTAGTGATGCGTTAATTAAATATATGCTAAATAATAATGAGGATATTGGGTTAACTACAGGAACAGTTAATCCAATAGTATGTGAATGTAATGATGCATACTTAAATGATATAAGAGGAAGCCATATAAAAAAAGAGCACATATTTAAAGCTATAGAAAGTGCAGATGATGAATTTGAAGAAGGATCAGTAGGAGCAGGAATGGGCATGTCGTGCTATAAGCTAAAAGGTGGGATAGGTACAGCATCAAGAGTACTTAAATTTGATAATAAAGAATACAAAATTGGGTCATTAGCCTTAACCAATATGGGGAAGAAAGAAGATTTAATAATTAATGGAACTCCTGCTGGAAAAATAATATCTGAAAAAGATGGTCTAAATGATGAAGAAAGCGACAAAGGATCAATAATCATTATTCTATCTACTGATATACCAATGACAGAAAGACAGCTGAAAAGAATTTCAAAAAGGTCAGTAGTAGGACTTGGTAGGACAGGATCATATATAGGTAATGGAAGTGGTGAAATAGTTATTGCATTTTCTACTGCTAATAGAGTTTCACATTATGAAAAAGAAGAAATAATAGATATAAAAATGTTAAATGAAAATTATATGGACTTAGCTTTTAGAGCTGTTGCTGAGTGTACAGAAGAAGCTGTTTTAAATTCTATGATTACTGCAAATACAACAGTAGGTAGAGGTAAAAATGTTAGATATTCATTAAAGGACTACCTTGATATAATTATTAAAAAGTCAAAATCATAACATACACAAGGTGTAGTATTTAACACACTAAAATTATGATATATATAATATTAAAGTATTTAACTATAATATATATGATTTTTATATTGGAAGAAAACATAATAATATCAATAATAGCAGAAGCTATAACCATTAAAAAGTGTTATAGCTTCTGCTTTTTTATTTATAAGTATAAAATGGCATGGTTATTGCTTTATATTATTATAGATTATAAATAGGAAGTGATAAATATGAAAAAATTATTTGAGAAATTTTTAAAAAAACTAGAAAAAGCTAACAAAGAGAATTTTGGTAATGGAAAATTAGACTGTTGTGAATTAAATAAAAAAGGTAAGAATAGTCATAACAAAAAACAATAGGAGAACTTATTTATGAATTGTTCAAATAATAATGATAAAAATAGTAAAGGTCTGTTAAAGTATGGAGCTTTGATGATGCTATGCTGTATGCTGCCTATATTGATAATTTTAGGATTACCTTTGTTTGGAATAAATGGAGGTGTTTTTTCATCATTCGCATTTCTTTTATGTCCTTTAATGCATATTGGAATGATATTTATGATGAAAAAATCTCATAATAATAAAGATTGCTATGAGAAAGAAAATAAAGAATACCTAGAATTAGAAGGGAAAGATTATAAAGTAATAGAAAATAAATAATAATATAAAAAAACTAGTAATTAATAAGGAGGTTATTTAAATGAAAAAAATTATTAATATTGAAGGAATGAGCTGTGGACATTGTGCAGGTAGAGTAAAAAAAGAGTTAGAGAGTATAGGTGAAGTTAAAAGTGCTGAGGTAAGTGCTGAAGAAAAAAAAGCAGTAGTAGAATTAGCAAATGAAGTAGATAATGAGAAGTTAAAAGAAGCAGTTGTTGAAGCTGGTTATAAAGTAGTAGGAATAGAATAAAAAACAGAATTAAAAAGATGGAATTAATTTATATTGTTAAATTAATTCCATCTTTTATTTATATAACAAATCTATAATTTTTTTATCATTTTATATTGAAGTGTTCCTTTAGATTGATATATTAAGTCTACAATTCTAATTATTATATAGGATATGCCCATAAAAAGTAACCCAACTAGGAAACTAAATATTTCTGATGAAAATGTGATATTAAATTGTTTATAGATAAAAGAACTAGAAAAAATACCTAATATAAGCATAAATAAAGGAAACAGGTAAACTATAAATGCTACCTTCATAATAGATTTTGTTTCTGTTTCGACTTTCACAAAGTCACCAGGTTTAGCATTTATAGGATTTTTTACATTTATATATATTCCAGTAGTACTGCATCCACCTTTACAGCTAGAACATTTTTCACCACATGCACTTGCCCTTCTTACTTCTAATTTTGCAAAATCATCTTTCGTCTCCACAACTCTTCCTATGTTTTCCATAAAAACACTCCTTTCTATATAAGTTTATATGCAAAAATTATGCCAAGTCAATAAAATACAAATAGAATGTGCGCTATTAAAAGTGAAGCCTATAAAAATAAAGATACTTAAATAATAAGAAGAATTAAAATAAAAATAATTACTAAGTATTTTTTACAAAGAAATAAAGAATATGCCACAAGAACTGTGTCAAAACCTACAATCAGTAAAAATAATCGTGAGCACTCCTTTAATAACTGAAATATATCTAATAATGAAGCGAAACTTAATTCAGATGGAGTTTTAGAACTTTTAGCTTTAGGATAAATTACATTTATTGCTTTTTACTGATTATATCAAGACAAGTAACAAGAGTAAAATAAAATTTTTAATTGTTGCCTGGTAATTTAAACATACTATAATATTTGGCATTATTATTGCTATATATAAATAAAAACTAATATAAGGAGGAGTAGATATGTTTGATTGTGGATTTGGATATACATTAGGAGGGCCATGGAGCTTTTTATATATCGGACTAAGGTTTTTATTTATTATAGGAGTTGTTTGGTTTATTGCAAATATGATTAAAAAAGATTATAAAAAAAGTAATGCTGGTATAGAAATATTAAGTCAAAGATATGCAAATGGTGAAATAGATGAAGATGAATATAAGACGAAAAGAGAAATTCTTAGTCAAAAAAGCTAAAGGTTATAATTATGGGAAATGATTACAATAACATATAATTGACTAAAATAAACAAATATGATAATCTTTTTATCAAAATGATAAAAAGACAAAAGCTAAATTAAGAGGTGTTAAAATGTTACATGAATTTTCTAGAACAGAAATGTTAATTGGGACAGAAGAATTAGATAAATTAAAGAAGAGCACTGTAGCTATATTTGGAGTAGGTGGAGTAGGAACTTTTGCAATAGAAGGATTAGTTAGAAGTGGTGTTGAACGATTTATATTAGTAGATGATGATGATGTTTGTCTTACAAATATTAATAGACAGATTCATGCTACGAGAAAGACTGTTGGCAAATCAAAAGTAGAAGTGATGAAAGAAAGAATGTTAGAAATTAATCCTAAAGTAGAAGTGAGAATATTTAAAGAACTATATAATAAAGACAGCGCTGAAAGGTTACTTTCTAATGAATATGATTATGTTATAGATGCTATAGACATGGTTTCTGCAAAACTAGATCTAATAGAAAGATGTACTAACAAAAATATACCGATTATAAGCTGTATGGGGGCAGGAAATAAGTTAAGTCCGACTAGACTTGAAGTTACAGATATATATAAAACATCAATGTGCCCACTAGCAAAAGTAATGAGAAGTGAGCTAAGAAAAAG
The window above is part of the Tepidibacter aestuarii genome. Proteins encoded here:
- a CDS encoding ABC transporter ATP-binding protein, translating into MEKPLLKVDNLKKHFPVKKGFFKKTTKYVKAVDGVSFQINEGETLGLVGESGCGKSTTGRMLLKLIESSNGEILFKGKDITKMTEDEVRPLRKDIQMIFQDPYASLNPRMTVGEIIAEPLIVHGMYKDKESMKKRIHTLLNMVGLSSYHSIRYPHEFSGGQRQRIGIARALAVEPKLIIADEPVSALDVSIQSQVLNLMQDLQNELGLTYLFIAHDLSVVEHISDRVGVMYLGRLVEIADKDILYEKPLHPYTQALLSAVPIPNPRMKKERIILEGSIPSPLNPPSGCTFHTRCRYCKDICKQISPTSKEVSPGHSVACHLY
- a CDS encoding gamma-glutamyl-gamma-aminobutyrate hydrolase family protein, producing the protein MKPIIGITTFWEEKAKKSYDSVSHNYIKSVYSAGGIPVLIPLVEDEKVVNNYLKSVNGIILSGGEDVSPLIYGENPMEKVQLICEQRDIFEKELFLEALRLNIPVLGICRGLQVMNVALGGTLYQDINTQIENSLGHYQKDTPVNNLYHQVKIDNESILFDIFDEEKISVNSFHHQSIKKIGNNLKETAWSVDGVVEGIEHISKDFAVGVQWHPEDLATKYPDFLKLFKALVQACTQY
- a CDS encoding DmpA family aminopeptidase — translated: MKNQKRIRDYGITIGNMDTGEKNSITDIEGVKVGHFTINKDSVKTGITAILPHSGNLFKEKVFASSHVINGFGKTMGTIQIEELGTIETPIILTNTLSIGAASDALIKYMLNNNEDIGLTTGTVNPIVCECNDAYLNDIRGSHIKKEHIFKAIESADDEFEEGSVGAGMGMSCYKLKGGIGTASRVLKFDNKEYKIGSLALTNMGKKEDLIINGTPAGKIISEKDGLNDEESDKGSIIIILSTDIPMTERQLKRISKRSVVGLGRTGSYIGNGSGEIVIAFSTANRVSHYEKEEIIDIKMLNENYMDLAFRAVAECTEEAVLNSMITANTTVGRGKNVRYSLKDYLDIIIKKSKS
- a CDS encoding LDCC motif putative metal-binding protein, which produces MKKLFEKFLKKLEKANKENFGNGKLDCCELNKKGKNSHNKKQ
- a CDS encoding DUF2933 domain-containing protein, whose protein sequence is MNCSNNNDKNSKGLLKYGALMMLCCMLPILIILGLPLFGINGGVFSSFAFLLCPLMHIGMIFMMKKSHNNKDCYEKENKEYLELEGKDYKVIENK
- a CDS encoding heavy-metal-associated domain-containing protein; translation: MKKIINIEGMSCGHCAGRVKKELESIGEVKSAEVSAEEKKAVVELANEVDNEKLKEAVVEAGYKVVGIE
- a CDS encoding SoxR reducing system RseC family protein; translated protein: MENIGRVVETKDDFAKLEVRRASACGEKCSSCKGGCSTTGIYINVKNPINAKPGDFVKVETETKSIMKVAFIVYLFPLFMLILGIFSSSFIYKQFNITFSSEIFSFLVGLLFMGISYIIIRIVDLIYQSKGTLQYKMIKKL
- a CDS encoding SHOCT domain-containing protein; translation: MFDCGFGYTLGGPWSFLYIGLRFLFIIGVVWFIANMIKKDYKKSNAGIEILSQRYANGEIDEDEYKTKREILSQKS
- a CDS encoding tRNA threonylcarbamoyladenosine dehydratase, with protein sequence MLHEFSRTEMLIGTEELDKLKKSTVAIFGVGGVGTFAIEGLVRSGVERFILVDDDDVCLTNINRQIHATRKTVGKSKVEVMKERMLEINPKVEVRIFKELYNKDSAERLLSNEYDYVIDAIDMVSAKLDLIERCTNKNIPIISCMGAGNKLSPTRLEVTDIYKTSMCPLAKVMRSELRKRGIKKLKVIYSKEKPITPKVVGGDCKTNCICPNKDRTCVERRQIPGSVSFVPSVAGLIIASEVVKDIIGYTEN